The Rhododendron vialii isolate Sample 1 chromosome 8a, ASM3025357v1 genome has a window encoding:
- the LOC131336618 gene encoding geraniol 8-hydroxylase-like: MDSLILILYILLAITLVRTLLSMLRSSKPSPRLPPGPVQLPVIGSLLKLGDKPHKSLAELAKLYGPIMSLKLGQKTVVVISSPALAREVLQKQDLTFSTRSVPNAVHAHSHNKYSVAWLPVSDQWRSLRKALNSNIFSGNRIDASQNLRQQKVQELIEHVGKCCQEGVAVDIGNAAFKTSLNLLSNTVFSIDMADPTQDSVQQFRHLIWQIMVEIGKPNLVDYFSIVKKIDPLGIRRRLKSHFGNTFEMFGRLIDERLKLRRSGKSGTENDVIDILLNIIEENGEINRTHIEHLCLDIFAAGTDTTSSSVEWAMAELLRTPETLEKFKAEIEQTIGKGKPIEETDIPQLPYLQAIVKETMRLHPPAPLLLPRTVETDVEVYGYTVPQGAQVLVNAWAIGRDPSVWENPTSFMPERFLDLDVDVRGRNFELIPFGAGRRICPGLSLAIRVVPLMLGSLINSFDWKLEGGIKPEELDMDDKFGLTLQKVQPLRVVPFPV; the protein is encoded by the exons ATGGACTCATTGATCTTAATTCTGTACATCTTGTTAGCTATCACCTTGGTCCGAACCCTCCTTTCAATGTTAAGAAGCAGCAAACCAAGCCCAAGACTTCCACCAGGGCCGGTGCAGCTTCCGGTCATCGGAAGCCTTCTAAAACTGGGTGACAAGCCCCATAAATCCCTGGCCGAGTTAGCCAAGTTATATGGCCCCATCATGAGTTTGAAACTGGGCCAAAAAACCGTTGTGGTCATTTCTTCACCAGCCTTAGCGAGAGAAGTCCTCCAAAAGCAGGATCTCACCTTCTCCACCAGATCCGTCCCCAACGCTGTCCATGCCCATAGCCACAACAAATACTCCGTGGCTTGGTTGCCGGTTTCAGATCAGTGGCGGAGCCTCCGAAAAGCCCTCAACTCTAACATATTTTCTG GTAACAGAATCGATGCTAGTCAAAATTTACGGCAGCAAAAGGTGCAGGAACTCATTGAGCATGTGGGAAAATGTTGCCAAGAAGGCGTTGCGGTGGACATAGGCAACGCAGCCTTCAAAACATCCCTTAATTTGTTATCCAATACCGTATTTTCCATCGATATGGCCGACCCAACTCAAGATTCAGTGCAACAATTCAGGCATTTGATTTGGCAGATTATGGTAGAGATCGGTAAGCCCAATTTGGTGGATTACTTTTCAATAGTTAAGAAAATTGATCCACTGGGAATAAGACGCCGGTTGAAGAGTCATTTTGGGAATACTTTTGAGATGTTTGGTCGGCTTATTGATGAACGGTTGAAGTTGAGAAGATCGGGTAAGAGTGGCACAGAGAACGATGTGATAGATATTCTGCTCAATATCATTGAAGAAAATGGAGAGATTAACAGAACTCACATCGAGCATCTGTGCTTG GACATATTTGCAGCAGGGACGGATACAACATCGAGCTCAGTTGAGTGGGCAATGGCGGAGCTGTTGCGCACTCCCGAGACTTTAGAGAAATTCAAAGCTGAGATTGAACAAACTATTGGCAAAGGGAAACCGATAGAAGAAACGGACATTCCACAACTTCCTTACTTGCAAGCAATCGTGAAAGAGACCATGAGGCTACACCCGCCTGCTCCATTGCTACTCCCTCGCACGGTTGAGACGGACGTTGAAGTTTACGGCTACACTGTCCCACAGGGAGCCCAAGTGCTAGTTAATGCATGGGCTATTGGCCGTGACCCAAGCGTATGGGAAAACCCAACATCATTTATGCCTGAGAGGTTCTTGGACTTGGATGTTGATGTCAGAGGTAGGAACTTTGAGCTGATTCCTTTCGGAGCAGGACGAAGAATTTGCCCCGGGTTATCCCTGGCCATAAGGGTAGTTCCGCTGATGTTGGGTTCTCTCATAAACTCGTTTGATTGGAAGCTTGAAGGAGGAATTAAGCCGGAGGAGTTAGACATGGACGACAAGTTTGGCCTTACTTTACAAAAGGTTCAGCCCCTTCGTGTTGTTCCATTCCCTGTGTGa